The following is a genomic window from Stenotrophomonas maltophilia.
GCGCGCTTCACCGCCACCATGGTGCGCTGGCAGCAGCGCTTCGAAGCCGGTTTCTCCGCCACCCGTGACCTGTACCACGCGCTGCTGGGCCTGGCACTGGCCCATCGTGGGCGCTTCCTGGTCGGCTTCATGGCCTGCGTGCTGCTGTCCTTCGCGCTTCTGCCGACATTGGGCCAGGACTTCTTCCCGGCCACCGAAGCCAGCGCACTGTCGCTGCATGTGCGCCTGCCGCTGGGCACGCGCATCGAGGAAACCGCTGCGGCCTTCGATCGCATCGAGGCACGCATCCGCCAGGAGATCCCGCCGCACGAGATCGATGCCATCGTCGACAACCTTGGCCTGCCGATGACCGGCATCAACATGGCCTACAGCGCCAGTGGCACCATCGGTCCACAGGATGGTGACATCCAGGTCTCGCTGAAGCCGGGTCATGCTGATGCGGCAGCCTACGAGAAGCACCTTCGCGAAGTGCTGCCGGCCGCATTCCCGGGTGCCAGCTTCGCCTTCCTGCCGGCCGACACCAGCAGCCAGATCCTCAACTTCGGTTCACCGGCGCCGCTGGATATCCGTATTGCCGGGCCGGACGCAGCCGGCAACCGTGCCTATGCGCAGGAACTGCAGCGCCGCCTGCGCCACGTGCCGGGGCTGGTCGACCTGCGCCTGCAGCAGCCCGACGGCTATCCCACCTTGAAGGTGGACGTTGATCGCCTGCGCGCCAACGGCCTGGGCATCACCGAACGCGACGTCACCAACAGCATGGTGGCCTCGCTGGCCGGCAGTGGCCAGGTGGCCCCCACGTTCTGGCTGAGCCCGAAGAACGGCATCTCCTACGGCGTGGTCGCGGCGACGCCGCAGTACCGCATGGACAGCCTGGCCGCGCTGCAGGCGTTGCCGGTGACCGGCAGCGGTGGCGTGCCGCAGGTGCTGGGCGGACTGGCCGACATCCAGCGCGGTTCCAGCTCGGCGGTGGTGACCCACTACAACGTGCAGCCCACGCTGGATCTGTTTGCCAGCGTGCAGGGCCGCGACCTGGGCGCGGTGGCGGCCGATGTGCAGAAGGTCATCGACGGCATGGCCGGCCAGCGTCCGCGCGGCACCGAGGTTGGCCTGCACGGGCAGATCGACGCGCTGCATGTGGCCTTCACCGGCCTCGGCTACGGCCTGCTGGCCGCGATCGTGCTGATCTACCTGCTGATCGTCATCAACTTCCAGTCCTGGACCGACCCGTTCGTGATCATCACCGCGCTGCCGGCCGGGCTGGCCGGGGTGGTCTGGATGCTGTTCCTGACCCACACCACGCTGTCGGTGCCGGCGCTGACCGGCGCCATCCTCTGCATGGGCGTGGCCACGGCCAATTCGATCCTGGTGGTCAGCTTCTGCCGTGAGCGTCTGGCCGAACACGGTGATGCCGCCAAGGCCGCACTGGAGGCAGGTTTCACCCGCTTCCGCCCGGTCTGCATGACGGCGCTGGCGATGATCCTGGGCATGTTGCCGACCGCACTGTCCACCGAGCAGAACGCGCCGCTGGGTCGTGCGGTGATCGGTGGCCTGCTGCTGGCAACCTGCGCCACGCTGATCTTCGTGCCCGTGGTGTTCGCGCTGGCCCATTCCCGTAAAACCCGTACTGCTCCTGCCGGAGAACCCCTGCATGTCTGAGTCTTCGCTGCCGCAGCGTTCGCTGCGCCGTCCTTTGCTCCTGGCCGCCGCCGTGGCGCTGGTGCTGGTGGCCGCCGGTCTGGCCCTGCGTGCACAGCAGGCACACGCGGTGGTCGAGTGGACCGAGCGCCAGGCGGTTCCTTCGGTGCAGGTGGTCACTGCGGGAGAGCAGGGCGCTGCCGGTACCTTGACCCTGCCGGCGCACCTGAGCGCCTGGACCGAAGCGCCGATCCATGCCCGGGTGGGCGGCTACCTGAAATCCTGGAGTGCCGACATCGGCCAGCCGGTGAAGGCTGGCCAGGTGCTGGCGGTGATCGATAATCCGGAGCTGGATCAGCAGATCGCCCAGGCCCACGCCCACCTGCTGCAGGTGCAGGCCGACGCGGCGCTGGCCAAGGTCAGTGCCGAGCGCTGGCAGGGCATGCTGGGCAGCCATTCGGTATCGCGCCAGGAGGCGGACGAGAAACAGGCCAATGCGGTGGCGGCGCAGGCCAGCGTGGAAGCCGCACAGGCCGACTATGCGCGGCTGCAGGAGCTGGGCCGTTACCGCACGTTGCGGGCGCCATTCGACGGCACGGTCACGTCGCGACAGACCGACGTCGGCCAGTTGATCCGCGCCGATGACAGTGGCCGCGAGCTGTTCACCATCGCCGATACCCGCCGCCTGCGCCTGATGGTGCCGGTGCCGCAGAACAGCGCGGCCAGCATCCGGCCCGGACTGCAGGCCACGCTGCAGGTGCCGGGCCAGGACGGGGGGCATTTCACAGCTACCCTGCAGGGTGATTCCAGCGCGATCGACCGCAGCTCGGGCACGCTGCTGGCGCAGTTCGTGGTCGACAACACCGATGGCGCACTGCTGCCCGGCAGCTACGCGGAAGTATCGTTGCCGCTGCAGGGCGGCGGTGCCGGCGTGAGCGTGCCGGCCGAGGTGCTGATCTTCCGGGCCAAGGGCACCCAGGTGGCGGTGGTTGATGGCAAGGACATCGTGCACCTGCGCGATATCCACATCGCCAGTGACCTGGGCAGCACGCTGCGCGTGGACCGTGGCCTGAAGGCGGGGGACCGGGTGATTCCCAACCCGCCGGATGCATTGCGCGAGGGCGATCATGTGCGCGTGGTCGCCGGTAACGCGGAGCCTGCGCATGCCCGCGGTTGAGCGCGCAGCGGCGCTGATGGCGGCAGCCGCGCTTGCAGGTTGTTCGCTGGCGCCGACCTATCAGCCGCCCTCGGTGGCGATGCCGGCGGCCTACGAGCAGGTGCAAGCCCCGGCGGCTGCCGCGCCGCTGCCACAGACATGGTGGCAAGCGTTCCAGGACCCGCTGCTGGACCGGTTGCAGCAGCAGTTGCTGCAGGCCAATCCGACGCTGGCGTTGGCCGTTGCGCACTACGACGCGGCGCGTGCCGCCGCCGGGGAAGTGGCGGCGGCGCGCCTGCCGCAGGTCGGCTTCAGCACCGGGCCGGTGCGTCAGCGCCAATCCGATGACAAGCCGCTGCGCAGTGCCACCCAGCCGGCCATCTATGACAGCAACACGGCCACATTCTCGTTGTCGTTCGATCTCGATCTGTGGGGACGCCTGCGCAACGCCGCCGCCGCGGGCAAGGCGCGCGCCGAGGCCAGTGGCGATGACCTGGCCGCCGCGCGCCTGAGCCTTTCGCAGCAGTTGACCGGGTTGTACCTGCAGCTGAGGGGTACCCAGGCGCAGCAGGGGATCCTGCATGGCAGCATCGAGGACTACCGGCAGGCGCTGGCACTGACCGAGGATCGCTTCCGCGGCGAGATCGCCTCGGAACTGGACGTGTCCCGGGCGCGTCATCAGCTGGCCAGCGCACAGGCTGACCTGGACGCGCTTGACGCACGCAACGAACTGGTGCGGCACGCCATCGCCGAGCTGGTCGGCGCACCTGCGAGCGGATTCGCGCTGGCCGATGCCGCGCTGCCGGCGTTGCCTGCGGTGCCGGCCGATCTGCCCAGCCACCTGCTGCAACGCCGGCCGGATATCGCCGCCGCCGAACGCCGGGTGTTTGCCGCCAACGCCGGCATCGGTGTGGCCCGTGCGGCGTGGTTCCCGCAGCTCAGCCTGAGCGGCCTGCTGGGGGGACAGACCTCCGGTGGCAGCGCGTTGCTCGAGGCAGGCAACCGCTACTGGGCATTGGGCCCACTGGCGACGCTGCCGGTGTTGGATGGCGGCCGG
Proteins encoded in this region:
- a CDS encoding efflux RND transporter periplasmic adaptor subunit translates to MSESSLPQRSLRRPLLLAAAVALVLVAAGLALRAQQAHAVVEWTERQAVPSVQVVTAGEQGAAGTLTLPAHLSAWTEAPIHARVGGYLKSWSADIGQPVKAGQVLAVIDNPELDQQIAQAHAHLLQVQADAALAKVSAERWQGMLGSHSVSRQEADEKQANAVAAQASVEAAQADYARLQELGRYRTLRAPFDGTVTSRQTDVGQLIRADDSGRELFTIADTRRLRLMVPVPQNSAASIRPGLQATLQVPGQDGGHFTATLQGDSSAIDRSSGTLLAQFVVDNTDGALLPGSYAEVSLPLQGGGAGVSVPAEVLIFRAKGTQVAVVDGKDIVHLRDIHIASDLGSTLRVDRGLKAGDRVIPNPPDALREGDHVRVVAGNAEPAHARG
- a CDS encoding efflux RND transporter permease subunit — protein: MLGLVRTALNKPYTFVVMAIFICIVGPLSALRTPTDVFPDIGIPVIAVVWQYTGLSPDAMAGRVVSPYERALSTTVNDIEHIESQSLAGMGVVKVFFQPGVDIRTANAQITAISQTIVKQMPAGMTPPLILNYSASTVPVLQMAFSSPTLGESQIRDLAQNTVRPPLTSIPGLAIPAPYGGKQRQITLDLDPQAMAAKGLSAQDVGNALAAQNQITPVGTAKLGSSEFTVLLNNSPSEIEALNDLPIRSVNGAVVTIGQVAHVRDGAPPQTNIVRVNGGHSVLMAALKNGDASTLTLVSRIRGMLPQIGETLPPSLKISLLGDASTFVRESISSVAREGIIAALLTSVMILVFLGSWRSTVIIAASIPLAVLSAIALLSAAGQTLNVMTLGGLALAVGILVDDATVTIENVNWHLEQGKGVREAILDGAAQIVGPAFVSLLCICIVFVPMFLLDGIAGYLFRPMALAVIFAMASSFVLSRTLVPTMALYLLKPHRVERGAGHHPEDAFLNHHEGDHPQPRRARFTATMVRWQQRFEAGFSATRDLYHALLGLALAHRGRFLVGFMACVLLSFALLPTLGQDFFPATEASALSLHVRLPLGTRIEETAAAFDRIEARIRQEIPPHEIDAIVDNLGLPMTGINMAYSASGTIGPQDGDIQVSLKPGHADAAAYEKHLREVLPAAFPGASFAFLPADTSSQILNFGSPAPLDIRIAGPDAAGNRAYAQELQRRLRHVPGLVDLRLQQPDGYPTLKVDVDRLRANGLGITERDVTNSMVASLAGSGQVAPTFWLSPKNGISYGVVAATPQYRMDSLAALQALPVTGSGGVPQVLGGLADIQRGSSSAVVTHYNVQPTLDLFASVQGRDLGAVAADVQKVIDGMAGQRPRGTEVGLHGQIDALHVAFTGLGYGLLAAIVLIYLLIVINFQSWTDPFVIITALPAGLAGVVWMLFLTHTTLSVPALTGAILCMGVATANSILVVSFCRERLAEHGDAAKAALEAGFTRFRPVCMTALAMILGMLPTALSTEQNAPLGRAVIGGLLLATCATLIFVPVVFALAHSRKTRTAPAGEPLHV
- a CDS encoding efflux transporter outer membrane subunit is translated as MPAVERAAALMAAAALAGCSLAPTYQPPSVAMPAAYEQVQAPAAAAPLPQTWWQAFQDPLLDRLQQQLLQANPTLALAVAHYDAARAAAGEVAAARLPQVGFSTGPVRQRQSDDKPLRSATQPAIYDSNTATFSLSFDLDLWGRLRNAAAAGKARAEASGDDLAAARLSLSQQLTGLYLQLRGTQAQQGILHGSIEDYRQALALTEDRFRGEIASELDVSRARHQLASAQADLDALDARNELVRHAIAELVGAPASGFALADAALPALPAVPADLPSHLLQRRPDIAAAERRVFAANAGIGVARAAWFPQLSLSGLLGGQTSGGSALLEAGNRYWALGPLATLPVLDGGRRKAAKAEAYAEFDAASAQYRATVLAAIRQVEDQLTLLRQLDAQHGHEQEAVSAARRAEQIARDRYAGGAVSYLDVVSAQTDARQAQLGLQDIQSRQLQASAALMAALGGGWSR